A single window of Mugil cephalus isolate CIBA_MC_2020 chromosome 1, CIBA_Mcephalus_1.1, whole genome shotgun sequence DNA harbors:
- the rpl10 gene encoding 60S ribosomal protein L10, whose protein sequence is MGRRPARCYRYCKNKPYPKSRFCRGVPDPKIRIFDLGRKKAKVDEFPLCGHMVSDEYEQLSSEALEAARICANKYMVKTCGKDGFHIRMRLHPFHVIRINKMLSCAGADRLQTGMRGAFGKPQGTVARVHIGQVIMSVRTKAQNKEHVVEALRRAKFKFPGRQKIHISKKYGFTKFNACDFDDMMAEKRLIPDGCGVKYIPSRGPLTRWKALHAN, encoded by the exons ATGGGCCGCCGACCAGCCCGCTG CTACCGGTACTGCAAGAACAAGCCATACCCCAAGTCCCGCTTCTGCAGGGGTGTGCCTG atcCCAAGATCAGGATTTTCGACTTGGGCAGGAAGAAGGCCAAGGTAGATGAGTTCCCTCTGTGCGGCCACATGGTCTCTGATGAGTACGAGCAGCTGTCCTCAGAAG CTCTGGAGGCTGCTCGTATCTGCGCCAACAAGTACATGGTGAAGACCTGCGGTAAGGACGGTTTCCACATCCGCATGCGTCTGCATCCCTTCCATGTCATCCGCATCAACAAAATGTtatcctgtgctggagctgaTAG GCTCCAGACTGGTATGCGTGGTGCTTTTGGTAAACCCCAGGGCACCGTGGCCCGCGTGCACATCGGTCAGGTGATCATGTCCGTGCGCACCAAGGCCCAGAACAAGGAGCACGTGGTCGAGGCTCTGCGCAGAGCCAAGTTCAAGTTCCCTGGTCGTCAGAAG ATCCACATTTCCAAGAAGTACGGCTTCACAAAGTTCAACGCCTGCGACTTCGACGACATGATGGCCGAGAAGCGTCTGATTCCTGACGGCTGTGGGGTGAAGTACATCCCCAGCAGAGGCCCTCTGACCCGCTGGAAGGCCCTGCATGCCAACTAG